AAAAGTACTACCGTTACTCGCCATTCCAACGATAACTACAAAAAAAGATACAACCAATCCCGAAACAACCCAGCGTAAAATATTCATGCCACTCTCCTTGAAGCGTCTAGTTAATGATAGATTGCAGTTATCGAGCCAACAATAAAATCCATATAAAACAATGATATATGCAATTTTAGCTATTTATTGATAATGAAGGTTGGGAATTTTGTACACAGCGCTTTGAATATTTCACGCTACGACAAAACAAAGATGTGTTTGTCGAGCAGAGTTTGGGAAATGAGGTTGAAAACAAGTTGTCGATTAAAACAAAAAAGGGGCTCGAGGCCCCTTTTTCTATCAGTGATTAAACGCAATTAGTTCATTGCTGTTTCAGTCACCACACGTAAGTTATCTTCGACATCTTTTACATCAGATGCATTTTTTGCAATCTCAATCGCAAGGTCACGCTCAGCATCAGAATCGACATCGCCCGTTAGGGTTACATTGCCGTTTTCTACATCGACATCAATGTCAAAACCAGAGATATCCGTATCCATGAGAAGGCGAGTTTTAATTACGGTAGCGATTTTCGCGTCAGTTAACTCACTCGTACCTTCGTCGTACGTCTCTTCCATGTCTTCTGACATATCAGAATCCATGTCAGCTCTTGCAACAACCGTTAGTTTGTTGTCTACCGACTTTACGCCATCGATGTTAGACACTAGCTCTTCAGCCAGCTTCTTCTCAACAGAGTTATCCACCTTACCAGTAAGAACAACATTGCCGTTTGAAACATCGGTGTTAATATCGAATGAATCTAGGTTGCCATTGAACAACAGCGTAGCTTCAGCTTTGCCATCAATCCATGCGTCTTTGGCGCCCTTTTCCCACTTGTTGTCAGAGTTCATATCACCTGCATAAGCTGCAGTAGTCAACGATGTAGCAACAATCATAGAAAGTAGTGTGCGTTTCATAACATTTCTCCTTTGTCGAAACTCAAATGGGGTAATGCCAAAATAATGCCAACGGCATAACGTACTGATTTAAGTATAAAATATTAAAAACTTCACACTACAAGCAATGTTTAAGATGAAAAGTTTGCTTGCTTTGCAGCAATTTTTACTCGCCAAAGAATAATAATTCTTATTTAGCACATCTACATTGAATCTAAACTATTCTCTTCTCGCCGGCGTAATCATTAACAATTCTTAACCGCGTAACCGTAATAAAACTGCTCGCTAGGCTTAATGGCGAGTTCTATGGCTCAGGGAGGCTATCTAAATGGAAATAGTGTTGTCGGTTTTTTCTGTAATCTTCATAGCGATATCTTTTATTCCATTACTTCCCTCGTCGCATTGGACAATTAGAGTATGGGAATTTCCTAGATTACAAATAGCGACTTTGCTTGCAGTGTTACTTGTGGCCTATACAGTGAAAGCAATCTCTTACACTTTATCAGCATTTGATGTTGTATTAGTGCTAGGGCTTGCCGTCAGTTTGCTTTATCAATGCATGTGGATTATCCCTTATACGCCACTTTACAAGCGCGAGGTACGTCGTGTAGCGGCTGAGCCTAAAGAAACATTGAGCATCCTATCAAGCAATGTTTATATGCCGAACGACGGTTATCAAAAGCTACTATCCCATGTGCATACCACCCAACCTGATTTTTTAGTTACCCTTGAGTCCAATAAAAAATGGCAAGATCACCTCAGTGAGCTTGAAAAAGATTACCCCCATCAGAAATTTTGCCCATTAGAGAACTTATACGGCATGCATGTTTACAGCAAGTATGCTTTTGAAAATGTGACCTTACGCTTTTTGATTGAGGATGACGTACCGTCGATTAGAGCAACGATTAATGTTGATGGGCAAAAAGTAACCTTATACTTTTTACACCCTAAACCACCAAGTCCAACCGAAAACGAATATGCAAAACCGAGAGATGTTGAACTACATGTGGTTGGAAAGGAAATTTCGAAGCAAAGCGGCCCTGTTATTGTTGCAGGAGATCTAAATGATGTTGCCTGGTCACCCACCACGCGCCATTTTAAAAAGATAAGTGGCCTGCTTGACCCGCGAGAGGGACGAGGATTTTTTAACACCTTCCATGCACACTATCCACTTGTGAAGTGGCCGCTTGACCACGTATTTCACTCGAAGCACTTTTCATTAGTACGTATTGAGAGACTAAGTGATATTGGCTCTGACCATTACCCTCTTTTCACTCAATTAGCACTTGTTGCACCACCCAACCGGGATTAATACGCCCTAGTTAATGAGATGAACGATGCTGAACGCACCACATAACGCTCTCACATGCCTCTTCGCGCTTTTTGAAATGGGCTAACCCCACCAATTTGTCGCTGTACGGCCAAACTGCTTGCTTGAGTAGCGCTATGTCTTGCTCTGAAAGCTTCTCATAGTCCAATTGAATCTCAACAGCTTTTTTATTGGGTTTGATAAGTGTTGGCTTTGCATCGACGACTAATGAAGAGTCGACGCATATGTACTCTCGAGCAACTGGATCTCTTACAACGCCAATGAAGTTCTGGTCGCAGATAATAGCTGGCCAACCTTCCGAGATACGGCTTTGGCCAAACATTACCAATGTAAACGCGACCAACACAAAAAGCGTTAATCCGATGAACTGAGCGCTCAAGTCTGGCGCTACTGCCACAATGATACCCACTACTGCAGCGAAAAATATCCAGCCGCCAAATACCCGCCTCATTGCGTTTGGAGAGATACCGGAGATAACGTCGACTGTTTTTAACGACTGTTTGTCATATTGACGAACGACTACTGAAGATTGTACTGACACAGCCTTTACACCACTTGAAAATTTAATAACCAACAACTTATACGGTTAAAGTAAAGCCATGGACTCACATTAACGAGCATAGTACATATTGCAGAGTGTGGCATGCAATTCATCCACATTTTAGACCAAAGTTCACATTGCGGAACACCGAAGAACACTCGATGTGAACCTTTACAATACAAAGAGTTATATTACTGAAGGTAAGAATATCAAATCTCTAACCTGGCGCATAGTAGAAACGTTTGGCTACGCGTGTAACTCTTTCTCACTGTCATAGCCTATCTACCCAATGAGCAACGACACACACTGTCACCCACGTTCACCAAACAATAAAAAACATTATTAAACAGATAGTTAATCAATTAGGACTATTTTTTGCTTAATAGCTATCAAAAGTTATGCGTCGTACAAGTGAATGTTGAGACAGCGACATGCGAGGGAGGCCTTCATGCACATGCCAGTGAGTGTAGTGACTATTGTCAAAAATCGTACCGATAAGCTTTGCCGTCTTATTTCGCAATTAGAGGCAGGCACCGACAAGCCTTCGGAGTTGATTGTAGTTTGGATGGCACCACCGTCTGAACTTTCTTTGATGAAAAGTGATCACTTCGACATTGTCCATAAGTTCACAACGCAACAGACATTACCCATTGCAAGAGCAAGAAACAAAGGCATGTTAGCCGCAACATATGACACGATTTTGTATGTAAATGTTGAGGCTATTATCGCGCCAACGTTAGTGGGTGATGGTGTACGTAAATTGGCATCAAACAGTATTGTTTTTACGTCAGTAAAATGTGTACCTGAGGATTTATGTCGAAGCTCGTACAACCAGCTCAAGCGCAGCCATATTGCACTATCAACGGGCGACCGCTCGAGCAATGATGACATGACATTCCTTGAAAACGTAATTGGCAATCAACAAAATCAGGAAATTAACTATGGAAAGTTTAGTAACGATAGTATTTGTTCTACAGTGTTTTTTATTCGTAAGACAGACTTTGAAAAAACCGGCGGTTTCGATGAAAGTTACACAGGTTTCGGATTAAACGACGAAGACTTTTTCACCACATGTCGACATCTCAGACTGCAGCTTGTGCAGCTAGAGACAGTCACCTTTGTACCAGAAAGACTCACTTACCGATGTCCACTAAATCACTTGTTGGATTTTGTTTCTAACGCGCAGCGATTTCACCACAAATGGGGATTCTACCCTTGCAACGCGGTGCTAAAACGCTATGCGGCACTAGGCTACATTAATAATGACTTCGAAACTCAGGGACTGCATGTAAAACATCTTCCTTCAGAGGAAGAGATGCGATCCTCATCAAAAGAAAAGCGTGCCCGTTTCAAAAAGTTTCACCATACTGCTCAGAACGAAGTCACTATTTCACCCACTTCCAAGAGGGCTCTTGAACCCATTGCTTAATCCGCAATAAATGTTTCAATTACACCGTTAGGCGTTTGCGTTACGCCGTGGCATCTATTATCTTGAGATGAGTGCTAACTCATGCTCACATATATGTCATTACGCTTTCGATACATCGTCGCGTTATTGCTAACAGCAACGCTTGTCACACTGTCCTTTTTTATTATTTACAGTCTGATTGATGAGCAAAAATACGACGCAGAAATCATCAATATTGCAGGGCAACAACGCATGCTATCGCAGCGTATTGCGTTATTGAGCTCTACAGGCGCTGCGTGTAGAGGCTCATTAGAAGAGACATACCTAGAGGCAACACTAGAAACCTTTAAAGTAAATCATTACAGACTTACCTCACTCCCTAACCTTCCTGTTAATGTAAAAGACGCTTATTTTGGTAATGGCCAACTTGACGAGCACGTAAGAAACTACATCAACGAAGCGCAAAATATACTGGAAAGCCCAATGTGCGAAAAGGGTTTGAGTTTGTCTATTGAGCAAGTCACCGATTTACTCACTGCATTAGACAATGTCGTTAATTTCTTCGAGCAAGAAGCTTCAACGCGCGTTAGTGATGTCGCTCAGATTGAAATATTTATTTGGCTAGCCACTTTGCTATTACTGACGATTGAAGCTTTTGTTATTTTTTGGCCTCTGGAAAAAACAATTAAAGCCGCTTTTGATAAGCAAATTATACTCAGAAACGAGGCACAAGCATTAGCTCGGCAAGCTGAGAAAGCCAGTAAGGCAAAGTCCGAATTTCTTTCTAGCATGAGTCATGAACTACGCACCCCAATGAATGGTTTGTTTGGCATGATTGAATTGGCGCTAGACAATCCAAGTAAAAGCGATGTTTACCTAAAGAAAGCACGGGCATCTGGTCGCCAGCTCCTCGTGTTAATAAACGATATTCTGGATATATCGAAAATTGAAGCTGGCAAAATAATTGTTGAGCAAGCGCCTGTGGATATTTTACAAGTTCTCGATGACGTTGTGTCGCTACAGCGCGTGGCATGTCAGCGCAAGGGGCTAACGTTTCATTATTATAAAGATCCGTCTTTACCGCATGTTATAACCGGAGATATCACTCGATTATCTCAGGTGTTACATAACTTACTCAGCAATGCGATTAAGTTTACCGAAAAAGGTAGTGTGACCTTTCAAGTGTCGTACCTTCGCAAGTCGAAATCCAATGTGCTTTCTATTGAAATTACCGATACAGGAATTGGCATTGAAGAAAAGCAATTGGCGCATATTTTTAACAAGTTTGAGCAGGCAGACAATTCAACAACCCGTTCATATGGTGGTACTGGATTGGGGTTAAGTATAGCCAAGCAACTTGCCCAACTTATGAAAGGTGACATTTCTGTGCGATCAACGTATGGCAAAGGAAGCACGTTTACTTTTTCCATTCAAGTTGAAGAGTCGACGCTTCCAGTATTAACTGTTAAACCTAATTCCAGCATTCGGTGTGCAATTGTAGATGACCTACAAACTAGCAGAGAATATATCAATCACGTGGTCTCTTCCTTACAGATTGAAAGCGCGTGCTACTACAGCGCTAAGTCATTTCTCGCTGATGATCCACTTTCATTCGATGTTATTATTCTCGATATCGCTATGCCTGAAATGAGCGGGCCTCAGTTGCTTCGGGAACTAAGAAACCAAGAGCCCATCAACTTTCCTCGCGTCATTCTCATATCTGCGGAACTCGAGCGATTAGAATACGAAGACGACGTTTCTTCTTTGATTTGGAAGACACATGCTAAGCCTATAAATCGACGCGAACTAGAAAACGACTTAACATCGCTCATTCAGGTTCAAGACAATAAAAACGATACTGCTCACACGCGTAATGACAATGTGCGTATTCTTCTGGCCGAAGACAATGAGATTAACGCTGAAGTAGTGAAAACAATGCTGAAAAGTGCAGGTTACAAATGCTTACACGTAAAGAATGGAAAGGACGCTGTAGATGCCTGTAAACAACATACCTTTGACCTCATCCTGATGGATTGCAATATGCCAATTATGGATGGCCTTGAAGCATCGAGTATATTAAGAAATACACTGAGTATTAACACTCCAATAGCTGCGCTTACTGCCAATGCTTTTTTGGAAGATAAAGAGGAATGTCTAGCCGCTGGCATGAATGACTTCCTTACCAAACCACTAGACAAAGCAACTTTACTCGCTTGTATTAACAAGCACACCAAGCACTAGTCAATAGCAAACTCTTATTGAAACGGCACCTGTTGCCCGATATAGCCAGGTGCAATGGCCAAATTATCTGTGTTAGCAAGCGAGCTCTGATTGCGCAACCACAGCTGATACTCCCCCGTTTTCAAGCTGGCGTGTTTGGTACAGTCTACATTCCAACGGCGTAATAGGTATCCCGCCATTGCAGCACGTACTTGCAAAGTCAATACCCCCTCTTCCATCGCATAATCTAATTCTATCGCCGTAGGAAATTTTATATTCTTGGGGTGCGGTACAATTTCTAGTGGAATTAAGCGCTGCCACTGCTCATCACAGTCAATACATTCATGAGGCTCTGGCGCGGATTTAACGGTAACTTTACTGATGCGCGTTAATACAAAATCTCTAAAGCTCTGCGATTTTCTATCAAATGCTCTAACATGCCACCGTTGTCCGTTATCAACAATGCTGTGAGGAACTATCTCTCGTGCGCCGCTACCACTGGAAAGTGACGTATAGATAATGCTAATAGCCTTTTGATTAACTATGGCCTGAACAACCTTAGCAACAACAAAAATGTCTGGTACGTTTAATGACGACGCGCTCTCCACAGGAAAGTGAATATCACCGATAGCGTCGAAACCATCCGATATATCATTAGCCAGCTTAACGAGCGTACGCCTAGCGTCATGTTCAAATAAGGGAGAGTAAGTCTCGGTTTGAAAATACCGTTTCTCTCGCGGATCATAAATCAGGTTATCCGGTGCTAATTCTTTGTATAGTGTGAAATCTCGCGACCCCGCAGATAACCCTACTTGAAACCGGTTGATGAGATCCTGACGATGGATAGCACCTTTAAACAAAAGGCAAAAATCGATATACGCCAAACGCTGGCGTTGTGAAAATGAAATTGAATCTAACATACAAAGCGCTGGTTGTTTTTCTTCAGTGTGGTTTATTTTAAGTCGTATGTAAATAGTGGTTTTCAACTTGGCGCACATTTTCTTAGCGTTTATCAGCTTAAAAAAAAGCCCGGTGCTTGTTATCAAGCCACCGGGCTACCACTACACTGCAAGTTTATTTATTTTGCATTTTGCTTACGGCTATACACCAATGCAGCCAAACCTAGCAGTGCCAGTATTCCTGTGCTTGGCGCAGGAACCTGACTTACAGTAAAGCGCGCAGTTTCAACATCAGCAGTTTGAGTAGAGCCCAAAGCAGCATCAAAAAAATCGCTTTGCGTAAAACTAAACGCGTCGATGTTATCGCCCGCAGCAGTAGCAATAAACTGTAACGTATACAAGCCTACCGTTGTCATACCCGATTGGAAAAACGGATTTGCCATCGGAGAAGCAATTGAAGAACCTGATACCATATTCCCTGTAACGCTACCGGCAAATAGCTCAGATGGAAATATGCCAGGCGCCATAGAAGGGCCAAACGCCATTAAACTAGTTAGGCTTGGCTCAACTGCACTGAGTACACTTGAATCAAAGTTGAATGCCGTTACATATGACGAAAAGAATGTTTGCGTGCCGTTTTCAACTAAGCCAGTCAAACTCACTGTCACGCTAATGGTGTCACCCACGTTATATTCAGTTTTGTCAGTAGTCAGTGTGATAAATGCAGCGTTTGCATTAAATGTCATTGCTGCCAAAAATACTAAAATAAGCTTTTTCATTATGTTTTTCCAAAAATTAAATTGCACAACCAGCGCGCGAGCACATGCCCATCAGCGCTTGAATATCAAAGAAGTTAACCATACCGTCGCCGTTAAAATCGTAGCTCGCATCAGTCGCTTGACCAGATAAGAAGGCTTGGTAAAACGCCATAATGTCGTTGTAATCAACGTCGTTATCACCATCTAAATCACCCACTACTACCTCTTCAGGGAAGTTCATCACTACCACTACAGGGTCGTGATCAGAAGAGCGATAAGCGTCCGCGCCGTAGTAGCTAGCAAGTTGCGTTTCCGATTTAAATTCAACGTTGTAGTCAAATACGC
The DNA window shown above is from Alteromonas sp. KC3 and carries:
- a CDS encoding BON domain-containing protein, with the translated sequence MKRTLLSMIVATSLTTAAYAGDMNSDNKWEKGAKDAWIDGKAEATLLFNGNLDSFDINTDVSNGNVVLTGKVDNSVEKKLAEELVSNIDGVKSVDNKLTVVARADMDSDMSEDMEETYDEGTSELTDAKIATVIKTRLLMDTDISGFDIDVDVENGNVTLTGDVDSDAERDLAIEIAKNASDVKDVEDNLRVVTETAMN
- a CDS encoding endonuclease/exonuclease/phosphatase family protein; the encoded protein is MEIVLSVFSVIFIAISFIPLLPSSHWTIRVWEFPRLQIATLLAVLLVAYTVKAISYTLSAFDVVLVLGLAVSLLYQCMWIIPYTPLYKREVRRVAAEPKETLSILSSNVYMPNDGYQKLLSHVHTTQPDFLVTLESNKKWQDHLSELEKDYPHQKFCPLENLYGMHVYSKYAFENVTLRFLIEDDVPSIRATINVDGQKVTLYFLHPKPPSPTENEYAKPRDVELHVVGKEISKQSGPVIVAGDLNDVAWSPTTRHFKKISGLLDPREGRGFFNTFHAHYPLVKWPLDHVFHSKHFSLVRIERLSDIGSDHYPLFTQLALVAPPNRD
- a CDS encoding response regulator: MSLRFRYIVALLLTATLVTLSFFIIYSLIDEQKYDAEIINIAGQQRMLSQRIALLSSTGAACRGSLEETYLEATLETFKVNHYRLTSLPNLPVNVKDAYFGNGQLDEHVRNYINEAQNILESPMCEKGLSLSIEQVTDLLTALDNVVNFFEQEASTRVSDVAQIEIFIWLATLLLLTIEAFVIFWPLEKTIKAAFDKQIILRNEAQALARQAEKASKAKSEFLSSMSHELRTPMNGLFGMIELALDNPSKSDVYLKKARASGRQLLVLINDILDISKIEAGKIIVEQAPVDILQVLDDVVSLQRVACQRKGLTFHYYKDPSLPHVITGDITRLSQVLHNLLSNAIKFTEKGSVTFQVSYLRKSKSNVLSIEITDTGIGIEEKQLAHIFNKFEQADNSTTRSYGGTGLGLSIAKQLAQLMKGDISVRSTYGKGSTFTFSIQVEESTLPVLTVKPNSSIRCAIVDDLQTSREYINHVVSSLQIESACYYSAKSFLADDPLSFDVIILDIAMPEMSGPQLLRELRNQEPINFPRVILISAELERLEYEDDVSSLIWKTHAKPINRRELENDLTSLIQVQDNKNDTAHTRNDNVRILLAEDNEINAEVVKTMLKSAGYKCLHVKNGKDAVDACKQHTFDLILMDCNMPIMDGLEASSILRNTLSINTPIAALTANAFLEDKEECLAAGMNDFLTKPLDKATLLACINKHTKH
- a CDS encoding WYL domain-containing protein, which codes for MLDSISFSQRQRLAYIDFCLLFKGAIHRQDLINRFQVGLSAGSRDFTLYKELAPDNLIYDPREKRYFQTETYSPLFEHDARRTLVKLANDISDGFDAIGDIHFPVESASSLNVPDIFVVAKVVQAIVNQKAISIIYTSLSSGSGAREIVPHSIVDNGQRWHVRAFDRKSQSFRDFVLTRISKVTVKSAPEPHECIDCDEQWQRLIPLEIVPHPKNIKFPTAIELDYAMEEGVLTLQVRAAMAGYLLRRWNVDCTKHASLKTGEYQLWLRNQSSLANTDNLAIAPGYIGQQVPFQ
- a CDS encoding glycosyltransferase family 2 protein yields the protein MHMPVSVVTIVKNRTDKLCRLISQLEAGTDKPSELIVVWMAPPSELSLMKSDHFDIVHKFTTQQTLPIARARNKGMLAATYDTILYVNVEAIIAPTLVGDGVRKLASNSIVFTSVKCVPEDLCRSSYNQLKRSHIALSTGDRSSNDDMTFLENVIGNQQNQEINYGKFSNDSICSTVFFIRKTDFEKTGGFDESYTGFGLNDEDFFTTCRHLRLQLVQLETVTFVPERLTYRCPLNHLLDFVSNAQRFHHKWGFYPCNAVLKRYAALGYINNDFETQGLHVKHLPSEEEMRSSSKEKRARFKKFHHTAQNEVTISPTSKRALEPIA